In one Roseburia intestinalis L1-82 genomic region, the following are encoded:
- a CDS encoding 5'-methylthioadenosine/S-adenosylhomocysteine nucleosidase encodes MGNYDFTKQPSLLIQGAMDTETAYFIEHLEEYECVTIGNWKFHTGFLGAKREPVIISKTFQGMVNAAAATSLALAYFKPWAVINQGIGGGHDKKFHRGDIVLGEKVVPMGSIAYAFSEEGAGIDGKSFSLLPVEIFYRETGKTKKVTEYPCDGKLLKAAEQVKTKYHTGRGVIGSGDEWNNQLDRIALLRERYHTAVEDMESAAAAQLCLSYGVPFLGVRILSNSIVNGEKFDEAVGIDGQKFMLSLIDQMREYM; translated from the coding sequence ATGGGCAATTATGATTTTACAAAACAGCCATCTCTTCTGATCCAGGGAGCCATGGATACAGAGACGGCATATTTCATAGAACATTTAGAGGAATATGAGTGCGTCACGATTGGAAACTGGAAGTTTCACACGGGATTTCTCGGTGCAAAAAGAGAGCCTGTCATCATTTCAAAGACATTTCAGGGAATGGTCAATGCTGCGGCAGCGACAAGCCTTGCACTGGCATACTTTAAGCCATGGGCGGTGATCAATCAGGGAATCGGCGGAGGCCACGATAAAAAATTTCACAGAGGGGACATCGTGCTTGGAGAAAAGGTCGTTCCGATGGGATCAATCGCATATGCATTTTCTGAGGAGGGAGCGGGAATTGATGGAAAAAGTTTTTCACTGCTTCCGGTGGAAATTTTTTACCGCGAAACGGGAAAGACAAAAAAAGTGACAGAGTATCCGTGTGACGGAAAACTGCTGAAAGCGGCGGAGCAGGTAAAAACGAAATATCATACCGGCCGTGGGGTGATTGGTTCCGGGGATGAGTGGAACAACCAGCTTGACCGGATTGCACTTTTAAGAGAGCGGTATCATACAGCCGTGGAAGATATGGAGTCGGCGGCGGCAGCCCAGCTTTGCCTTTCTTATGGAGTACCGTTTCTTGGCGTGCGGATCCTGTCAAATTCTATCGTAAATGGAGAAAAGTTTGATGAAGCGGTCGGAATCGACGGACAGAAATTCATGTTATCACTGATAGACCAGATGAGAGAATATATGTAG
- a CDS encoding S-ribosylhomocysteine lyase codes for MEKIASFTIDHIKLEPGVYVSRKDTVGSEVITTFDLRMTSPNDEPVMNTAEVHTIEHLGATFLRNHPLYKDKTIYFGPMGCRTGFYLLLAGNYTSKDIVGLIIEMFEFIRDFHDEVPGASPKDCGNYLDMNLGMANYLASRYLENTLYDIDDAHLVYPA; via the coding sequence ATGGAAAAAATAGCAAGTTTTACGATTGATCATATTAAATTAGAACCTGGTGTCTATGTATCAAGAAAAGATACCGTCGGCTCCGAAGTCATCACTACATTCGATCTGCGCATGACTTCCCCAAACGATGAACCGGTTATGAATACCGCAGAAGTACACACGATCGAGCATCTTGGTGCCACATTTTTAAGAAATCATCCTCTTTATAAGGATAAAACGATCTATTTCGGACCGATGGGATGCCGCACCGGATTTTATCTGCTGCTCGCAGGCAATTACACATCCAAAGATATCGTAGGGCTCATCATAGAAATGTTTGAATTTATCCGCGATTTTCATGACGAAGTACCTGGTGCCTCTCCAAAGGACTGCGGTAACTACTTAGATATGAACCTTGGCATGGCAAATTATCTTGCCAGCCGTTATTTAGAGAACACACTGTATGACATTGATGATGCACATCTTGTTTATCCAGCTTAA
- a CDS encoding alpha/beta hydrolase — protein sequence MKRTIHVKPAAPQYSVITNITFAQTDAWFGHTTQDLRMDLIYPEDTAHDYPCIVWICGGAWLSIDKSAHLAYLSELARAGFVVASVQYRTSNEAKFPAQLCDVKAAIRYLRAHAARYHIDEAHIGVMGESAGGYLTCMAALCDDPAYEVGEYLSYSSKVQAACPWYPPTDFRGFLYENEEQCAASPESLLMGKNAMRNPREALACCPVSFVTKDAPPFFIIHGKCDKTVPFTQGVELHDELEKEGSDVTLLEIEDADHADIRFFQEEIWQEIITFFKTKL from the coding sequence ATGAAAAGAACAATTCATGTGAAACCGGCTGCACCGCAGTATTCCGTGATTACAAACATCACATTTGCACAGACAGATGCATGGTTCGGACACACCACGCAGGATCTTCGTATGGATTTGATTTATCCGGAAGATACGGCACACGATTATCCCTGTATTGTCTGGATCTGTGGCGGTGCATGGCTGAGCATTGACAAGTCTGCACATCTGGCATATCTGAGCGAACTTGCGAGAGCAGGTTTTGTGGTGGCATCCGTACAGTACCGGACCAGCAATGAAGCAAAATTTCCGGCACAGCTCTGTGATGTAAAAGCGGCGATCCGCTATCTGCGTGCGCACGCCGCAAGGTATCACATCGACGAAGCACATATTGGGGTGATGGGAGAATCAGCGGGGGGATATTTAACCTGTATGGCGGCATTATGCGATGATCCGGCATATGAGGTGGGAGAATATCTTTCTTATTCCAGCAAAGTGCAGGCAGCGTGCCCATGGTATCCTCCGACAGACTTCAGAGGTTTTCTATACGAAAACGAGGAACAGTGTGCAGCATCCCCAGAGTCATTGCTGATGGGAAAAAATGCGATGCGCAATCCCAGGGAGGCGCTTGCATGCTGCCCGGTCAGCTTTGTGACCAAAGATGCTCCGCCATTTTTTATTATCCATGGAAAATGTGATAAGACGGTACCATTTACACAGGGAGTGGAACTACATGATGAACTTGAAAAAGAGGGCAGTGATGTCACACTTTTAGAGATCGAGGACGCAGACCATGCGGATATCCGTTTCTTCCAGGAAGAGATCTGGCAGGAAATCATAACTTTTTTTAAAACAAAATTATAA
- the thrH gene encoding bifunctional phosphoserine phosphatase/homoserine phosphotransferase ThrH: MYITCLDVEGVLVPEIWIAFAEASGIPELKKTTRDEPDYDKLMKWRLGVLKEHGLGLKEIQDVIRTIDPLPGAKEFLDELRSFTQVILISDTFTQFASPLMEKLGWPTLFCNSLEVAENGEITGFKMRVEQSKLTTVKALQSIGFDTIASGDSYNDLGMIQASKAGFLFRSTDKIKADYPDIPAYETYEELLSAIRKAMVD, translated from the coding sequence ATGTATATTACATGTTTGGATGTAGAGGGAGTATTAGTACCGGAGATCTGGATCGCATTTGCAGAGGCAAGCGGAATTCCGGAATTAAAGAAAACGACCCGTGATGAGCCGGATTATGATAAACTGATGAAATGGAGACTTGGAGTTTTAAAAGAACATGGACTCGGTTTAAAAGAGATCCAGGACGTTATCAGAACGATCGATCCGCTGCCGGGTGCGAAAGAGTTTTTAGACGAACTCCGCTCTTTCACACAGGTGATCTTAATCAGTGATACCTTTACCCAGTTTGCATCTCCTTTGATGGAGAAATTAGGCTGGCCGACGTTATTCTGTAATTCTTTGGAAGTTGCAGAAAATGGTGAGATCACAGGCTTTAAGATGCGTGTGGAACAGTCAAAATTAACAACAGTAAAAGCACTGCAGTCGATCGGATTTGACACGATCGCAAGTGGAGATTCCTATAACGATCTTGGAATGATCCAGGCGAGTAAGGCAGGATTTTTATTCCGTTCCACCGATAAGATCAAGGCGGATTATCCGGATATTCCGGCATATGAGACCTATGAGGAACTGCTCAGTGCGATAAGGAAAGCAATGGTGGATTAG
- a CDS encoding HD-GYP domain-containing protein: MEYCKLQIGCMIIVLYVACIYIREKQIYQMKRKNVLFETILAAGIVGIFFDGATAYTVNHLAEIPASVNTFLHLCFLSFLDIFVFLMFLYMYDITRGLPQKRGERIGLFLPLLINIVVVIVFMPQLEYRKGTFTNYSMGMSAYTCFAMVALYVLAASGIFLHSWKNLERHKQIAISTYLLVTIGVTAYQMFFPEALLTSLVPAVVIVGIYLNQETPLYAKLQKNNEEMVMGFATLVENRDDNTGGHIRRTTAYVKLLAEELRSRGFYKEQLTKDYVANLVMAAPMHDVGKIAIPDAILQKPGKLTDEEFEIMKTHAQKGGKIIRETFGHLGNDAYEEMAYEVAAHHHEKWNGRGYPDGLKETEIPLCARIMAVADVFDAVSAKRCYRDAMPLDQCFHIIEEGRGRDYDPVLVDVFIEIEDKIRKVYEESKAE, translated from the coding sequence ATGGAATACTGTAAATTACAGATTGGCTGCATGATCATTGTCCTTTATGTGGCGTGTATTTATATCAGAGAAAAACAGATTTATCAGATGAAACGGAAAAACGTGTTGTTTGAGACAATTTTGGCTGCAGGGATTGTCGGTATTTTCTTTGATGGAGCAACTGCCTATACTGTCAATCATTTAGCGGAGATACCGGCTTCTGTCAACACATTTTTACATCTGTGTTTTCTTTCTTTTCTGGATATTTTTGTGTTTTTGATGTTTTTATATATGTACGATATTACAAGAGGACTGCCACAGAAAAGAGGGGAACGCATCGGACTTTTCCTGCCTCTTCTGATCAATATTGTGGTTGTGATCGTATTTATGCCACAGCTTGAGTATCGCAAAGGAACGTTTACCAACTATTCGATGGGAATGTCTGCATATACCTGTTTTGCAATGGTGGCGTTGTATGTACTTGCTGCGAGTGGTATTTTTCTGCACAGCTGGAAGAATCTTGAGAGACATAAGCAGATTGCGATATCTACTTATTTGTTAGTGACAATCGGGGTGACGGCATATCAGATGTTTTTCCCGGAGGCACTGCTGACGAGTCTGGTTCCGGCGGTTGTGATCGTGGGAATTTATCTGAATCAGGAGACACCGCTCTATGCGAAACTCCAGAAAAACAATGAAGAGATGGTGATGGGGTTTGCGACACTTGTGGAGAACCGTGATGACAATACGGGAGGGCATATCCGCCGTACAACTGCGTATGTGAAATTGCTGGCAGAGGAACTTCGAAGCCGCGGTTTTTATAAGGAGCAGCTTACAAAAGATTATGTGGCAAATCTTGTGATGGCGGCACCAATGCATGATGTTGGTAAGATTGCAATACCGGATGCAATTTTGCAGAAGCCGGGGAAACTGACGGATGAAGAGTTTGAAATTATGAAGACACATGCCCAAAAAGGCGGAAAGATCATCCGGGAGACATTCGGGCATCTGGGAAATGATGCGTACGAAGAGATGGCATATGAAGTGGCAGCACATCACCATGAGAAATGGAATGGGCGCGGATATCCGGATGGACTGAAAGAGACAGAAATCCCATTGTGCGCCAGGATCATGGCTGTCGCGGATGTATTTGATGCAGTATCGGCAAAACGTTGTTACAGGGATGCAATGCCGCTGGATCAGTGTTTTCATATTATAGAAGAGGGACGTGGCAGGGATTATGATCCGGTTTTAGTGGATGTCTTTATTGAAATTGAGGATAAGATCAGAAAAGTTTATGAGGAAAGTAAGGCAGAATAA
- a CDS encoding LL-diaminopimelate aminotransferase, producing the protein MFKINDNYQKLPGSYLFSTIAKKVSAYSAANPDKQIIRLGIGDVTQPIAPAIIDAMHKAVDEMGHAETFHGYAPDLGYDFLRNAIVANDYKARGCDISADEVFVSDGAKSDSGNIQEIFAQDNKIAVCDPVYPVYVDSNVMAGRTGTYDADTQMWSDVIYMPCTSDNNFVPELPKETPDVIYLCLPNNPTGTTITKSQLQEWVDYANKVGAVIIYDAAYEAYISEDDVAHSIYECEGAKTCAIELRSFSKNAGFTGVRLGFTVVPKELKCGDVSLNAMWARRHGTKFNGAPYIVQRAGEAVYSDAGKAQLKEQVGYYMKNAKAIKEGLTKAGYTVFGGVNAPYIWLKTPDQMSSWDFFDYLLENANVVGTPGSGFGPSGEGYFRLTAFGTYENTLAAMERIQTL; encoded by the coding sequence ATGTTTAAAATTAATGACAATTACCAGAAACTTCCGGGAAGTTATTTATTTTCTACCATTGCAAAGAAAGTAAGCGCATATTCTGCAGCAAATCCGGACAAACAGATCATCCGTCTTGGTATCGGTGATGTGACACAGCCGATCGCGCCGGCTATTATCGATGCAATGCACAAAGCAGTCGATGAGATGGGACATGCAGAAACATTCCACGGTTATGCACCGGATCTTGGATATGACTTTTTAAGAAATGCCATTGTGGCAAATGATTACAAAGCAAGAGGATGCGATATCTCTGCTGACGAAGTTTTTGTATCTGACGGAGCAAAGAGTGATTCCGGAAATATCCAGGAAATTTTTGCACAGGATAATAAGATCGCTGTCTGTGATCCTGTATATCCGGTTTATGTGGATTCCAACGTTATGGCTGGAAGAACCGGCACTTATGATGCAGATACACAGATGTGGAGTGATGTGATCTATATGCCTTGTACCAGTGATAATAATTTTGTACCGGAGCTTCCGAAAGAGACACCGGATGTTATTTATCTGTGTCTGCCGAATAACCCGACCGGAACAACGATCACGAAATCACAGTTACAGGAATGGGTAGATTATGCAAACAAAGTCGGTGCAGTGATCATCTACGATGCAGCTTATGAGGCATATATCAGTGAGGATGATGTGGCACATTCCATCTATGAGTGTGAGGGAGCAAAGACCTGTGCGATTGAGCTTCGCAGTTTTTCTAAAAATGCAGGATTTACCGGAGTACGTCTTGGATTTACGGTTGTTCCAAAAGAATTAAAATGCGGGGATGTCTCCTTAAATGCGATGTGGGCAAGACGCCACGGAACAAAGTTTAACGGTGCGCCTTATATTGTACAGCGTGCCGGTGAGGCAGTTTACTCCGATGCCGGAAAAGCACAGTTAAAAGAGCAGGTCGGTTATTATATGAAGAATGCAAAAGCCATCAAGGAAGGTCTGACGAAAGCCGGCTATACTGTATTTGGCGGTGTAAACGCACCATATATATGGTTAAAAACACCGGATCAGATGTCTTCCTGGGATTTCTTTGATTATCTGCTTGAAAATGCCAATGTGGTTGGTACACCGGGATCCGGATTTGGACCGAGCGGTGAGGGATATTTCAGACTGACAGCATTTGGTACTTACGAGAATACACTTGCAGCTATGGAGCGGATCCAGACACTGTAA
- a CDS encoding GNAT family N-acetyltransferase has translation MKYIQQLSRQLALDYCCTPADILDQGNHFTEYRSLEGRRRFEDQDNCALKITAVNRKLIFTGKKEIIELCREKYETCPGAWFMDVGNFRELDHILKPYGCQLKTAHPFFLPETESVAKETGFEIRTYDRGEILQFAGDNRFDEAFCFDEKSPDMLGVAAISDGKIIGMAGASADSPLFWQIGINVEKEAECRHIASTLVTILKEEIEKLGKVPYYGTSMSNLASQRAAVNAGFRVAWVELLAEAKI, from the coding sequence ATGAAATACATCCAACAACTAAGCCGCCAGCTCGCCTTAGACTACTGTTGCACCCCCGCAGACATCCTCGACCAAGGAAACCACTTCACCGAATACCGCAGTCTCGAAGGACGGCGCAGATTCGAAGACCAGGACAACTGTGCCCTGAAAATAACCGCTGTCAACAGAAAACTGATTTTCACCGGAAAAAAGGAGATCATAGAACTCTGCCGCGAAAAATACGAAACCTGCCCCGGCGCATGGTTTATGGATGTCGGAAACTTCCGGGAACTGGATCACATCTTAAAACCATACGGCTGCCAGTTAAAAACAGCACATCCGTTTTTCCTGCCGGAGACAGAGAGTGTTGCAAAAGAAACGGGGTTTGAGATCCGAACATATGACCGTGGGGAGATCCTGCAGTTTGCAGGGGACAACCGGTTTGACGAGGCATTCTGCTTTGACGAAAAATCACCCGATATGCTGGGAGTGGCAGCGATTTCAGACGGAAAGATCATCGGCATGGCGGGGGCAAGCGCAGATAGTCCTCTGTTCTGGCAGATCGGGATCAATGTGGAAAAAGAGGCGGAGTGCAGACATATCGCGTCCACTTTGGTCACAATTTTAAAAGAAGAGATAGAGAAATTGGGAAAAGTGCCGTATTATGGAACCAGTATGTCAAATCTTGCGTCACAGCGGGCAGCGGTGAATGCAGGATTTCGCGTGGCATGGGTGGAACTTCTGGCGGAAGCTAAAATATGA
- the ltrA gene encoding group II intron reverse transcriptase/maturase → MDTSSLMEQILSNDNLNRAYLQVVRNKGAEGVDGMKYTELKEYLAKNGEIIKEQLRIRKYKPQPVRRVEIPKPDGGVRNLGVPTVTDRFIQQAIAQVLTPIYEEQFHDHSYGFRPNRCAQQAILTALDMMNDGNDWIVDIDLEKFFDTVNHDKLMTIIGRTIKDGDVISIVRKYLVSGIMIDDEYEDSIVGTPQGGNLSPLLANIMLNELDKEMEKRGLNFVRYADDCIIMVGSEMSANRVMRNISRFIEEKLGLKVNMTKSKVDRPRGIKYLGFGFYYDTSAQQFKAKPHAKSVMKYKKRMRELTCRSWGVSNSYKVERLNQLIRGWINYFKIGSMKTLCRELDGNIRYRIRMCIWKHWKTPQNKEKNLVKLGVPRWAAHKVANTGNRYAHMCHNGWIQKAISTKRLTSFGLVSMLDYYTERCVTC, encoded by the coding sequence ATGGACACAAGTAGTCTAATGGAGCAGATACTATCTAACGATAATCTCAACAGAGCATATCTGCAAGTCGTACGAAACAAAGGTGCCGAGGGAGTAGACGGAATGAAGTACACAGAACTCAAGGAATATCTTGCAAAGAACGGCGAAATTATCAAGGAACAGTTGAGGATAAGAAAATATAAACCTCAACCAGTACGAAGAGTGGAGATACCAAAGCCTGATGGTGGTGTCAGAAACCTGGGAGTACCGACAGTAACAGACAGATTCATACAACAAGCTATTGCACAGGTTTTAACACCAATCTATGAGGAACAATTCCATGACCATAGCTATGGATTCAGACCGAACAGATGTGCACAGCAAGCAATCCTTACAGCACTCGATATGATGAATGACGGAAATGATTGGATTGTAGACATTGACTTGGAAAAGTTCTTTGACACAGTAAATCATGACAAACTTATGACTATCATAGGTAGAACTATTAAAGATGGAGATGTTATCTCTATTGTCAGAAAATACCTAGTCAGTGGAATCATGATTGACGATGAGTATGAGGATTCTATCGTGGGAACACCTCAAGGTGGAAATCTCTCGCCATTATTGGCAAATATTATGCTGAACGAACTAGACAAGGAAATGGAAAAGAGAGGACTTAACTTTGTACGGTATGCGGATGACTGTATCATTATGGTCGGAAGTGAAATGTCTGCGAATAGAGTTATGAGAAATATCTCACGATTCATTGAGGAAAAACTAGGACTTAAAGTCAATATGACGAAGAGCAAAGTAGATAGACCAAGAGGAATTAAATACCTTGGGTTTGGATTCTACTACGATACAAGTGCACAGCAATTCAAGGCGAAACCACATGCAAAATCAGTAATGAAGTATAAGAAGAGGATGAGGGAACTCACTTGTCGTAGCTGGGGCGTTAGCAACAGCTATAAAGTAGAGAGACTTAATCAGCTTATCAGAGGATGGATTAACTACTTTAAGATAGGTAGTATGAAAACTCTCTGTAGAGAACTTGATGGAAACATTAGATATAGAATACGCATGTGTATTTGGAAACATTGGAAAACACCACAAAACAAAGAGAAGAATTTGGTTAAACTCGGCGTTCCAAGATGGGCGGCACATAAAGTGGCAAATACTGGCAATCGGTATGCACACATGTGTCACAATGGATGGATACAAAAGGCTATAAGCACAAAGAGACTAACTTCATTTGGATTAGTCTCAATGTTAGATTACTACACCGAAAGGTGTGTTACTTGTTAA
- the rplS gene encoding 50S ribosomal protein L19 codes for MNASEIIKNIETAQLKAEVPEFRVGDTVKVYGKIKEGNRERIQVFEGTVLKKQGGSNRETFTVRKISNGVGVEKTWPLHSPNVEKVEVVRQGKVRRAKLFYLRDRVGKKAKVKELVK; via the coding sequence ATGAACGCAAGTGAAATCATTAAGAACATTGAAACAGCACAGTTAAAAGCAGAAGTACCGGAGTTCCGTGTTGGTGATACTGTAAAAGTTTACGGTAAGATCAAAGAGGGTAACCGTGAGAGAATCCAGGTATTCGAGGGTACTGTACTTAAAAAACAGGGCGGAAGCAACCGTGAGACATTTACTGTAAGAAAAATCTCTAACGGTGTCGGCGTAGAAAAAACATGGCCGTTACATTCTCCGAACGTTGAGAAAGTAGAAGTAGTTCGTCAGGGTAAAGTAAGACGTGCAAAATTATTCTACTTAAGAGATCGCGTTGGTAAGAAAGCAAAAGTAAAAGAGTTAGTAAAATAG
- the trmD gene encoding tRNA (guanosine(37)-N1)-methyltransferase TrmD: MNFYIMTLFPDMVMQGLNTSIIGRAAEKGLLTIEAVNIRDYTINKHKKVDDYPYGGGAGMLMQAQPVYDAWRSIVDKIGTKPRTIYLTPQGPTFTQQAAKSFAKEENLIFLCGHYEGIDERVLEEIVTDYVSIGDYVLTGGELPAMVMVDAISRMVPGVLTNDESGSTESFEGDLLEYPQYSRPEEWMGKKVPPVLLSGNHKLVDEWRREQSIIRTKERRPDLFARAELTEKERKKWR, encoded by the coding sequence ATGAATTTCTACATTATGACATTGTTTCCGGATATGGTCATGCAGGGATTAAATACCAGTATTATCGGCAGGGCAGCGGAAAAGGGACTGCTTACGATCGAGGCGGTAAATATCCGGGACTATACGATCAATAAACACAAAAAGGTGGATGATTATCCATATGGCGGTGGTGCAGGAATGCTGATGCAGGCACAGCCGGTCTATGATGCGTGGAGATCGATCGTCGATAAAATCGGGACAAAACCGCGTACAATTTACCTCACACCGCAGGGACCGACTTTTACACAGCAGGCGGCAAAGTCATTTGCAAAAGAAGAAAATCTGATTTTTTTATGTGGACATTATGAGGGGATTGATGAGCGTGTCTTAGAGGAGATCGTGACCGACTATGTCTCGATTGGTGACTATGTCTTAACCGGAGGAGAACTTCCGGCGATGGTCATGGTGGATGCGATTTCCCGTATGGTGCCGGGGGTGCTGACAAATGATGAATCCGGTTCTACGGAGTCATTTGAGGGAGATTTGTTAGAGTACCCGCAGTACAGCCGTCCGGAGGAGTGGATGGGAAAAAAAGTTCCTCCGGTATTGCTGTCCGGAAATCATAAACTTGTGGATGAATGGCGCAGGGAGCAGTCGATCATCCGCACGAAAGAACGCCGTCCGGATCTGTTTGCGCGTGCAGAGCTGACAGAAAAAGAGCGGAAAAAGTGGCGTTAA
- the rimM gene encoding ribosome maturation factor RimM (Essential for efficient processing of 16S rRNA): MENLLQVGVITTTHGVRGEVKVFPTTDDAARFKKLKQVILDTGKEHLALEIAGVKFFKNMVILKFKGYDNINDVEMFRKKSLYVTRENAVKLKKNEYFIADLIGLKVISDEGEDLGELTDVLQTGANDVYVISKEGADDILLPAIKDCVKQVDIEGGTMQVHLLDGLRDLNSRREEA, from the coding sequence ATGGAGAATTTACTTCAGGTAGGTGTCATAACAACGACACACGGTGTGCGTGGGGAGGTCAAGGTATTTCCGACCACAGATGATGCGGCACGCTTTAAAAAATTAAAACAGGTAATCTTAGACACAGGAAAAGAACACCTTGCATTGGAAATTGCCGGGGTAAAGTTCTTCAAAAATATGGTAATACTCAAGTTTAAGGGATATGACAATATCAATGATGTGGAGATGTTCCGCAAAAAAAGTCTCTATGTGACCAGGGAAAATGCCGTAAAGTTAAAGAAAAATGAGTATTTTATAGCAGATCTCATCGGTCTTAAAGTGATCTCAGATGAGGGTGAAGATTTGGGAGAGCTGACTGATGTACTGCAGACAGGGGCGAATGATGTCTATGTGATCAGCAAAGAGGGTGCGGATGATATTTTACTTCCGGCGATCAAAGACTGTGTAAAACAGGTGGACATCGAGGGCGGTACGATGCAGGTACATCTGCTTGACGGCTTAAGAGACTTAAACAGCAGGCGGGAGGAAGCATGA
- a CDS encoding Ig-like domain-containing protein, whose product MRDITKKCSIFLLTLLLAVQIPVLTSAREIVTDTGNYTVFTEDNESDKTADIVKEYCKGASTKMSFRGKLTQVYCPKKSTTYIYRVKNMPSNGRITKVSSSNGKVAKISIGDNNVRIKPLKVGKSTIKVTVKTGRLLTTFTSQLTVYKWSNPVANYKIGNKQIKNQFKNTNIYNYKLGSKKTLKFDVKAKTGWKMTSFTYYDKLGKSTSYLSSSKKIKLEKGGSVQINFTNQKTGLVENVVIWIK is encoded by the coding sequence ATGAGAGATATTACAAAAAAATGCTCTATATTTTTATTGACATTACTGTTGGCTGTACAGATACCGGTATTGACAAGTGCCAGGGAAATAGTGACAGACACAGGAAACTATACAGTATTTACCGAAGATAATGAGTCAGATAAGACAGCAGATATCGTAAAAGAATACTGTAAAGGTGCTTCCACGAAAATGAGTTTTAGGGGAAAACTGACACAGGTATACTGCCCAAAGAAAAGTACAACTTATATATATAGAGTGAAAAATATGCCATCGAACGGAAGAATTACAAAAGTGAGCAGTTCAAATGGAAAAGTGGCAAAGATTTCAATAGGTGACAATAATGTCCGGATCAAACCGTTAAAGGTGGGAAAATCAACGATTAAAGTGACGGTAAAAACAGGAAGGCTCCTGACAACTTTTACATCACAACTGACTGTTTATAAATGGAGTAATCCGGTTGCAAATTATAAAATAGGAAACAAACAAATAAAAAACCAGTTTAAAAATACCAATATTTATAATTATAAGCTTGGAAGCAAAAAAACATTAAAGTTTGATGTAAAGGCAAAAACAGGCTGGAAGATGACATCATTTACTTATTATGACAAGCTTGGAAAAAGTACATCTTATCTATCTTCTTCAAAGAAAATCAAACTGGAAAAGGGTGGTTCCGTGCAGATTAATTTTACAAATCAGAAAACAGGTCTGGTTGAGAATGTTGTAATCTGGATCAAATAA
- a CDS encoding KH domain-containing protein produces MKELVEVIAKALVDCPDEVVVTETENEKAIVLELRVAQSDMGKVIGKQGRIAKAIRSVVKAAASKEEKKVIVEIMQ; encoded by the coding sequence ATGAAAGAATTAGTAGAAGTAATTGCCAAGGCACTTGTTGATTGCCCGGACGAAGTTGTTGTGACTGAGACCGAGAATGAAAAAGCAATCGTATTAGAGCTGCGCGTTGCACAGTCTGATATGGGTAAGGTAATCGGCAAACAGGGACGTATTGCGAAAGCGATTCGTTCTGTTGTGAAGGCTGCTGCCTCAAAAGAAGAGAAAAAAGTGATTGTGGAGATTATGCAGTAA
- the rpsP gene encoding 30S ribosomal protein S16 yields the protein MAVKIRLRRMGQKKAPFYRIVVSDSRSPRDGKFIEEIGTYDPTKDPSEYHVNEDLAKKWLANGAQPTDTVARIFKNAGIEK from the coding sequence ATGGCAGTAAAGATCAGATTAAGAAGAATGGGACAGAAGAAAGCACCTTTCTATCGTATCGTAGTTTCTGATTCCAGATCCCCGAGAGATGGAAAGTTCATCGAAGAGATTGGAACATATGATCCGACTAAAGATCCGAGCGAGTATCATGTAAATGAGGACTTAGCAAAGAAATGGTTAGCAAACGGAGCTCAGCCAACAGATACCGTAGCAAGAATTTTCAAAAATGCTGGTATTGAGAAATAG